In Glycine max cultivar Williams 82 chromosome 7, Glycine_max_v4.0, whole genome shotgun sequence, a single window of DNA contains:
- the LOC100793094 gene encoding uncharacterized protein, with protein sequence MSRNGDVVEQNAAPSTTSSSSTIRNRTDPFLVACRCFSFFTSLAAILCIAVNFLSAVRSFKHASDIFDGIFRCYAVLVAAFVVLAETEWSFILKFSKVLEYWAARGMLQIFAAVMTRAFPDYIGDRRDLFLLQSIASYLLLGCGVVYVVSGILCIGFLKRARQKQEITREQATKDLEELERRREELEQLLLADRV encoded by the exons ATGTCTCGAAACGGCGACGTAGTGGAACAGAACGCGGCCCCCTCGACGACGTCGTCGTCGAGCACAATAAGAAACAGAACAGACCCGTTCCTGGTAGCGTGCAGGTGCTTCAGCTTTTTCACCTCTCTCGCCGCCATTCTCTGCATCGCCGTCAACTTCCTCTCCGCCGTCCGTTCCTTCAAACACGCATCTGAC ATTTTCGACGGCATATTCCGGTGTTACGCGGTCCTCGTGGCGGCTTTCGTGGTCCTCGCCGAGACCGAATGGAGCTTCATCTTAAAGTTCTCCAAG GTTTTGGAGTATTGGGCTGCCAGGGGTATGCTGCAGATCTT TGCTGCAGTCATGACAAGGGCATTTCCTGACTATATTGGAGACCGAAGGGACCTCTTTCTTCTTCAGAGCATAGCGAGTTATTTGCTACTTGGCTGTGGCGTTGTTTATGTTGTTTCA GGTATCCTGTGCATTGGTTTTCTTAAACGTGCCCGCCAGAAGCAAGAGATTACAAGAGAGCAAGCAACCAAGGATCTGGAG GAGTTGGAACGCCGCAGAGAGGAGCTTGAACAACTACTGCTTGCTGATAGAGTTTAA
- the LOC100499897 gene encoding ycf20-like protein-like isoform X1, whose amino-acid sequence MACQMGTMTLNWRLSITENESSEKSCVNLATSRIHSCCCEPNFNGLTLKACMKSSPFAQSCFLGRRAGWKIAFALNTGGVSGNGDQQSFNEASSNLGGTRLGRILTAGGRQLLEKLNSARKNIPLKVFLLLLGFYTANALATILGQTGDWDVLVAGVVVAAIEGIGMLIYRKLPTARTGRLQSFLVLVNYWKAGICLGLFVDAFKLGS is encoded by the exons ATGGCTTGTCAAATGGGAACTATGACTCTGAACTGGAGATTATCAATTACAGAGAATGAAAGCTCTGAAAAGTCATGTGTCAACCTTGCAACTTCCAGAATCCACAGCTGTTGCTGTGAGCCAAATTTTAACGGGCTAACTCTAAAAGCTTGCATGAAATCTTCACCTTTTGCTCAGAGCTG TTTCCTGGGAAGAAGAGCTGGGTGGAAAATAGCTTTTGCATTGAACACAGGTGGAGTGTCTGGAAATGGTGACCAACAAAGCTTCAACGAAGCCAGTTCCAATCTCGGTGGTACTCGATTGGGTAGGATATTGACTGCAGGTGGCAGACAACTTCTAGAAAAGCTGAACTCAGCTAGAAAGAACATCCCTTTGAAAGTATTCCTGCTACTTTTGGGTTTCTACACGGCAAATGCACTAGCTACAATCCTTGGGCAAACCGGTGATTGGGATGTTCTGGTTGCTGGTGTTGTGGTGGCTGCAATTGAGGGGATTGGCATGCTAATATATAGAAAGCTACCTACCGCGAGGACTGGGAGGTTGCAGTCTTTTCTAGTGCTGGTGAACTACTGGAAAGCTGGCATATGTTTAGGTCTCTTTGTAGATGCTTTTAAGTTGGGAAGCTAA
- the LOC100795199 gene encoding magnesium-dependent phosphatase 1-like → MEDVERVKAEALQIMGVFSLLPRLVVFDLDYTLWPFYCECRSKHDTPSLFPHSRGILHALKQERIDVAIASKSPTPDIATTYLDKLSIRSMFAAEEIFYTWKDKTEHFQRIHSKTGVPYNSMLFFDDDNNNIPGASELGVTSILVRNGVNLGAFRDGLTKFSQNKDASKKNRPKRPK, encoded by the exons ATGGAGGACGTAGAACGGGTGAAGGCCGAGGCACTGCAAATAATGGGAGTATTTTCACTGCTCCCAAGGCTCGTCGTTTTCGATCTCGATTACACTCTCTGGCCTTTCTACTG TGAGTGCCGGTCGAAGCACGACACGCCTTCTCTGTTTCCACATTCAAGAGGGATATTGCATGCACTCAAACAGGAGAGGATTGATGTTGCCATTGCTTCCAAGTCGCCAACTCCCGACATCGCAACAACGTATCTTGACAAACTCAGCATCAGGTCAATGTTTGCTGCCGAG GAAATATTTTACACCTGGAAGGACAAAACTGAGCATTTTCAGAGAATTCATTCAAAGACTGGGGTCCCCTATAACTCTATGCTCTTCTTTGACgatgataataataacatcCCAGGG GCCTCAGAACTTGGAGTGACAAGCATTTTGGTTAGAAATGGGGTAAATCTTGGAGCATTCAGAGACGGCCTCACAAAATTTTCTCAAAACAAGGATGCATCAAAGAAGAACAGACCGAAAAGGCCCAAGTAA
- the LOC100792036 gene encoding guanosine nucleotide diphosphate dissociation inhibitor At5g09550, with product MDEEYDVIVLGTGLKECILSGLLSVDGLKVLHMDRNDYYGGASTSLNLTQLWKRFRGDDTPSENLGSSREYNVDMIPKFMMANGALVRVLIHTDVTKYLNFKAVDGSFVYNKGKIYKVPATDVEALKSPLMGLFEKRRARKFFIYVQDYETNDPKSHEGLDLNQVTARQLISKYGLEDDTVDFIGHALALHRDDSYLDEPAKDFVDRVKIYAESLARFQGGSPYIYPLYGLGELPQAFARLSAVYGGTYMLNKPECKVEFDDNGKAIGVTSEGETAKCKKVVCDPSYLSDKVQKVGKVARAICIMSHPIPDTNDSHSAQVILPQKQLGRKSDMYLFCCSYAHNVAAKGKYIAFVTTEAETDQPEVELKPGIDLLGPVDEIFYDIYDRFEPCNDHEADGCFISTSYDATTHFETTVKDVVELYSKITGKVLDLSVDLSAASAATEE from the exons ATGGATGAAGAGTACGATGTAATTGTGTTGGGCACAGGTCTCAAGGAATGCATCCTCAGTGGCCTTCTCTCAGTTGATGGCCTCAAG GTGTTGCACATGGATAGAAATGACTACTATGGAGGGGCTTCTACATCTCTCAATCTTACACAG CTATGGAAGCGATTTAGGGGAGATGACACGCCGTCAGAGAACTTAGGATCCAGCAGAGAATATAATGTTGATATGATTCCTAAG TTTATGATGGCCAATGGAGCTTTGGTCCGTGTTCTGATTCACACAGATGTTACAAAGTATTTGAACTTCAAAGCTGTAGATGGAAGCTTTGTGTATAACAAGGGAAAG atttacaaAGTTCCAGCAACAGATGTTGAAGCACTGAAGTCACCATTAATGGGTCTGTTTGAGAAGCGCCGTGCTCGGAAGTTCTTCATCTATGTCCAAGATTATGAAACAAATGATCCCAAATCTCACGAAGGACTAGATCTGAACCAAGTTACAGCAAGGCAGTTGATATC GAAATATGGATTGGAAGATGATACGGTTGACTTTATTGGTCATGCCTTAGCACTTCATCGTGATGATAGTTACTTGGATGAACCAGCCAAGGATTTTGTAGACAGAGTTAAG ATTTATGCAGAATCCCTAGCACGCTTTCAAGGAGGTTCACCTTACATATATCCACTATATGGACTGGGAGAGTTGCCTCAG GCATTTGCACGTCTGAGTGCTGTGTATGGTGGAACTTACATGCTGAACAAGCCAGAATGCAAG GTAGAATTTGACGACAATGGGAAAGCCATCGGTGTGACTTCAGAAGGAGAAACAGCCAAATGCAAGAAAGTTGTGTGTGATCCATCATATCTGTCTGATAAG GTTCAGAAGGTTGGAAAGGTTGCACGTGCAATATGTATTATGAGTCATCCTATTCCAGACACCAATGACTCTCACTCAGCACAAGTCATTCTGCCACAGAAGCAGCTTGGTCGCAAGTCTGATAT GTATCTCTTCTGCTGCTCTTATGCTCACAATGTAGCAGccaaaggaaaatatattgctTTTGTTACAACAGAAGCAGAGACTGACCAACCTGAGGTGGAATTGAAGCCTGGTATTGACCTTCTTGGACCTGTTGATGAAATATTCTATGACATTTACGACAGGTTTGAACCCTGCAATGATCATGAAGCTGATGGTTGTTTCATCTCTACA AGCTATGATGCTACCACGCACTTTGAAACCACAGTAAAAGATGTGGTTGAGCTGTACAGTAAGATCACTGGAAAG GTTCTTGATCTTTCGGTGGACTTGAGTGCTGCAAGTGCTGCAACTGAAGAATGA
- the LOC100792563 gene encoding beta-ureidopropionase: MEKPQNGEEKEETTASFCGYDSLHRLLKDNLNPHHFQEVSRLLTGLNCGKALEAVSLPESATSLSAEHGFDIQAFSFCADKELLREPRIVRVGLIQNSIVLPTTAHFADQKKAIFEKLKPIIEAAGSSGVNVLCLQEAWMMPFAFCTREKRWCEFAEPVDGESTKFLQSFALKYNMVIVSPILERDINHGEVIWNTAVVIGNHGNIIGKHRKNHIPRVGDFNESTYYMEGNTGHPVFETAFGKIAINICYGRHHPLNWLAFGLNGAEIVFNPSATVGELSEPMWPIEARNAAIANSYFVASINRVGTETFPNQFTSGDGKPAHADFGHFYGSSYVSAPDASCTPSLSRNRDGLLVTDMDLNLCRQVKDKWGFRMTSRYELYADTLARYVKPDFEPQVTSDPLLHRKSL; this comes from the exons ATGGAGAAGCCACAAAACggagaagaaaaggaagaaaccaCGGCCTCTTTCTGCGGTTACGATTCTCTTCACCGTCTTCTCAAGGATAATCTTAACCCCCATCACTTCCAG GAAGTCAGCCGTTTGCTTACTGGGCTTAATTGTGGAAAAGCACTTGAAGCAGTTTCTCTCCCAGAATCTGCAACTTCCCTCTCTGCGGAACATGGTTTTGACATCCAG GCCTTTTCCTTTTGTGCTGACAAGGAACTATTAAGAGAACCTCGGATAGTGAGAGTTGGTTTGATTCAGAACTCTATTGTCCTTCCAACCACTGCTCATTTTGCGGACCAAAAGAAGGCTATCTTTGAGAAACTAAAGCCAATAATTGAAGCTGCTGGTTCTTCTGGAGTCAACGTATTATGCTTGCAA GAAGCATGGATGATGCCATTTGCCTTCTGCACAAGAGAGAAGAGATGGTGTGAATTTGCTGAACCTGTTGATGGGGAATCAACAAAATTTTTGCAAAGCTTTGCACTGAAATATAACATGGTGATTGTAAGTCCAATTCTTGAAAGGGATATTAACCATGGAGAGGTTATATGGAACACTGCCGTTGTAATTGGAAATCATGGCAATATAATTGGGAAACACAGGAAG AACCATATACCAAGAGTTGGAGACTTCAATGAGAGCACATATTATATGGAAGGAAACACCGGCCACCCTGTATTTGAAACAGCATTTGGAAAAATTGCCATTAATATATGTTATGGTAGGCACCATCCTTTAAATTGGTTAGCCTTTGGCTTGAATGGTGCAGAGATTGTTTTCAACCCTTCTGCCACTGTTGGTGAACTAAGTGAACCAATGTGGCCAATAGAG GCACGTAATGCTGCAATAGCTAATAGTTACTTTGTTGCTTCAATCAACCGTGTTGGAACTGAGACATTCCCCAATCAATTTACTTCTGGCGATGGAAAGCCGGCACATGCAGATTTCGGGCACTTCTATGGATCCAGTTATGTTTCAGCACCTGATGCATCGTGCACGCCATCTCTATCCCGCAATAGGGACGGCTTGTTAGTAACAGACATGGATCTTAACCTGTGCAGGCAGGTGAAAGACAAGTGGGGTTTCAGAATGACTTCACGGTACGAGTTATATGCCGACACACTCGCCCGCTATGTGAAACCAGACTTTGAGCCACAAGTCACCAGTGACCCCTTGTTGCATAGGAAGTCCTTGTGA